The following coding sequences are from one Kogia breviceps isolate mKogBre1 chromosome X, mKogBre1 haplotype 1, whole genome shotgun sequence window:
- the LOC131748195 gene encoding melanoma-associated antigen B1-like, protein MPRGRKSKLRAREKRHQARRETQSLGGAAATAAEIEEAPSCPASISRGAPPSPPAAGTRQEAQGAPAPSSRAAGVSGPGSDVRAKGKVKARQHSSQASASGESSHRDLLAKRVGMLTTFLLEKYEMKEPILKADMLKLVTKRYKGKFPEILRRAAECMELVFGLDLKEVKPSGGSYALVSKPDLTDDDGSLRSGWRLRKNGLLMTILCVIFLNGDRASEEEIWEFLNILGICDGMKHSIFGDPRKLITEDLVQEKYLVYRQVRNSDPPRYEFLWGRRARAETSKMKVLEFVAKVTGTVPRAFPVYYEEALRDEGQRARARAAARALTRVKASARSEVVSSSSSHP, encoded by the coding sequence ATGCCTCGGGGGCGGAAGAGTAAGCTCCGTGCCCGTGAGAAGCGCCACCAGGCCCGGAGGGAGACCCAGAGTCTCGGGGGTGCTGCGGCCACGGCAGCAGAGATAGAAGAGGCGCCCTCGTGCCCCGCTTCCATTTCTCGGGGTGCTCCCCCGAGCCCCCCTGCTGCGGGCACTCGCCAGGAGGCTCAGGGAGCCCCAGCCCCTAGCTCTCGTGCTGCAGGGGTCTCAGGCCCAGGATCTGATGTACGTGCCAAGGGCAAGGTTAAGGCAAGGCAACATTCCTCCCAGGCCTCAGCCTCCGGTGAGAGCTCTCACAGAGATCTTCTAGCCAAGCGGGTGGGAATGTTGACAACATTCCTCCTGGAGAAGTATGAAATGAAAGAGCCCATTTTAAAGGCAGACATGCTGAAGCTTGTGACCAAGAGGTATAAGGGGAAGTTCCCTGAGATCCTCAGGAGAGCCGCTGAGTGCATGGAGCTGGTCTTTGGCCTTGACTTGAAGGAAGTCAAGCCGAGTGGTGGTTCCTATGCCCTTGTCAGCAAGCCAGATCTCACCGATGACGACGGCAGCCTGAGGAGTGGCTGGCGGCTTCGGAAGAATGGGCTCCTGATGACTATCCTGTGTGTGATCTTCTTGAATGGCGACCGCGCCTCTGAGGAGGAGATCTGGGAATTCCTGAATATTTTAGGCATCTGTGATGGAATGAAGCATTCAATCTTCGGGGACCCCAGGAAGCTTATCACAGAAGATCTGGTGCAGGAAAAGTACCTGGTGTACCGTCAGGTGCGCAACAGCGATCCCCCACGCTATGAGTTCCTGTGGGGCCGCAGAGCCCGTGCTGAAACCAGCAAGATGAAAGTGCTGGAGTTTGTGGCCAAGGTCACTGGTACCGTCCCCAGAGCTTTTCCAGTCTATTATGAAGAGGCTTTGAGAGACGAGGGACAGAGAGCCCGAGCCAGAGCTGCGGCCAGGGCTCTTACTCGTGTCAAGGCCAGCGCGCGTTCCGAGGTCGTGTCTAGCAGTTCCTCCCACCCTTAG